Genomic window (Macaca thibetana thibetana isolate TM-01 chromosome 6, ASM2454274v1, whole genome shotgun sequence):
ctccagcctgggcgacagagcgagactctgtctcaaaaaaaaaaaaaaaaaaaagaaaagaaattgctcaGTTAATCACCTATGAAGGCTAGGTTTTCCAGCATAATAATACAAACAGCATACCATAATCCCTTGTTAACTTTTCAAGCCTGCTCAGCAAGCATATTTTGGTGAGTATGAACAGAAACGTATCAAGTATGagtaaaaggaaacaacaaaaccTTGTCggcatttttgaaaaagaatactGCTAtacctgtgttttattttaaataaacaggtTCTGTCATATTTTATCTTCTTGCCAGCAAATGAAGGACATTATTTCATAAAGCTTCTAAAATGTAcatgaatatttaattaaatcataTTTCCTTGAGAAAATAAAGTTCATTCGCATTTATAGCAGACAGTTGTGAGGAGCTCATAATTGTCATAAGACCAGGGTAGCCAGTACCGGTTGCTTGTGGAACAAAActcctcaatttttaaaactttttttaaaaaataaacatacaatcatAGGtgttcatttactttaaaaattctaaagatgaagaaaattattGTCTATATATTTAAGTCCTTGTATAAATTACAAAACTCAAGTTTATGTTACAGAGTCCCTTCCCCGTAGGAAGCATAAAGCACTTTTGTGGTACCTTTCACCAGTAAATATTTGTATCACATTGAGTTTGAGAAACCAAATAAAAGTCGATATTGCATCTTTAAGCCCAAAGAGAACATTCTTCTAAGCTGTCTCTTGTGATGAATGAGTTTCAAAAGTCATTTTGATTGCCATGATTTAACTCAATCtcaaataaagatatataaaagtaATAACACATATTGACTTCAGTAGAAATCTGAAACATCAGTGAACTGCAGACTCTTCTTGCTTGAGGTCAAAAAACACCCTTAGGAAGACAACCAAGAGTAGTTTAAGACCaggacaacaaaataaaattattacaataataataataaaaataacaataaaataaaaataacaacaaccaaCAATGAGGTAAACTCccctttaaaaaggcaaaatgtgTTGCCTGGACTGTCAGGAGAGAGTTCGATTGTACCTGACACCCAAATGTTTTTCTAGCCAGAGTTCAGCCAGTTGCATGGTTGAGGCAAAAGTACTTGCCTTGGATCCTAAGCACATCTTATACTGCTTAGGGTCCAAGTTAGGATCACAATGAACTGGATGGAAAATATGCACCACTCCTACTTCTTGACTTCTAAAGGGCCTTAAGCCAGATAGAATGACTTTATTGTAGAGATCTACATCTTCTAGTCCCCAGCCTTGTATTGAGGTATCAAATCCACCTGCACCTAGAAGATCACTTTTGTAAATACAGGTGATTCCATATCCATAGTCTCTCCAAAATCCAGTCTTTTTTGAGAATACAAAGTAATCATCAGTGGGAGGATTTCCCCCATTTGTTACCTTTGGGTCATACTGGCTAAATATGATGGGATAGTACACCTGTTGTCCCTGAATTGTATTGTCTCTACATCGTTGGAGAAAGTCTCCTCTGAAGATCAAGTCAACATCACAAAATAGCAGCAAAGTGTCATTGTCAAACTGGGCAGAAGCCATTTCAAGACCAAGACCTCTGGAAAACTCTCCCTTCATTGGGATCAGGGTCATTTCTGCTTTGGGGTATTTGTTCTGGTATCCTTTTATCAGCTCAATATGCTTGCTGGAATCTTGGCCAGAATCCCTACTGAAAAGGATAATGACCAACTTTACATTCTGCTTTGGGATAAGACACATGTTTTCAAAGTTCTCCATGAATCTCAAGAAAATGTCATATCTTCCGATGAGAGGAACGagaatgtgtattttcttttcattgtgccCTCCCATTTCTTTGGCACCTTGAAAAGAGGATAATATCTTTAAAGAATTAGATATAAAGGAGAATGATTGAGTTTCACTGTTAATACTCTCCACAAGACTGTTGACATCTAGCTCTTCGGTTTCTCTGAAGAAAGGCTTGCTGAACAACTGCTGAAGATAGGCATGACGTCTCACTGGCACAGTCAGTTTCCTTCCCTTGTGTCTTTTGTATAAAAGGAGCAAATCCAAAATGTACTCCACCCCGTGCATGGGGTTAACTCTACGGTAGCCATACTGAATTTCCTTGAAGTCAATGAGCCGTCCTCTGCTCTTGGCATTCTCATTGATCATCTCCATTACCTGTAGGACAGTGTCATCCAGTGCTGTTCTTAAAATGCTACTGAGGCTCTGTCGAGGGGGCTGGTTCTCAGCTGCTGAGTATAGGAGCTTCCCTGTCAGGAACTCCCATTCTATCACTTCATTTCTCTCCCGAGGCTGGAAGTGGTTGAAAGAAGGTATCACTCCCAGCTGCTGGTCCTCTTTGCTCACTTCTGTGTTACTGAGCTTGCTCATCAGGGCACTCTCCCTGTGGAGCTGGATGGTGCGGTAGCGAAGTTCAGAAATTTTGCGGCTGAGCATGTAATTATGCAGCCTGTATTGGTATGCAGGTCTTTTGTTGGGGTGAAGTGTTATAGCTGCAtggattttgctattgtgaaggtCTTGGATGTAACCCTTCCGATTGTGTTCATAATTTTCATGGAACAGTTGTTGCatctgaaaagtaaaattaaaaaaaatcaggattaattttaaaagatttatttaaaaagaaaaccagcaaTAAACTAAAGCATCTAAATGAAAATAGTTAATACATTTTTGGTATCGTATTTCATAACAAAAAtggtttataatatttatatttttaaaaattaaaatagttttattatttgtaattggTAGATGAAATTCCATGTACTTATCATGTACCACATGttttgaagtgtgtgtgtgtatatatatatatacacacacacacacttcccactatatatatacgtatatatatatgtatatatatagtgggATGAGTAAATCTAGCTAATTGATGTATTCATTACCTCACGTAGTTATtattgtggtgagaacatttatcatctattttttccagcattttaaagtatacaatatattgttattaactatagtgaTCATGTTATTCAAGAGATcacttgaatttattcctcctatctaactgaaatgtGGTATCATTTGTCAAAAATCTCCCCAACCCCTCTCTCCAGCTGACTCAGCCCGTGGTAACCAACATTCCACTCTCTAGTcctatgaaatcaactttttatttctatatacgaGTGAGAGCATAAATGTCAGGTTCATAGGTTCAAATATTGCAAATGAACCTCTAGCTATACATAAAACAAGAATTGACTATGTCCATAACCCCATAACAGATCATGGAGAAGCAGAGAGTCAGAATGGACACAGCATGAGTCTTCCAAAATAAGGAATTCACCCTAAGGAGGAAAACCAGTGAGCTGTTGTTTGGAATGACAGTAAGAGGTTATTTGCCAGGGGAGTCTTAAATTTCATTTAGCATCCTGATATACTATTTTTACAGAGTAAGTTCTTAGTAAGATAAGGTGAAACAGAAACTATACTGATCTACACTCCTGATGTAAAGTATCATATCCAAAATAGACATGCTTGACACCGTTATGAAACAAAAAGGCTTTCTTCTAGTCTAGAACAAATTCACTAGTTCaggcagaaacaaaaatgaaaaaaaaaatgtagttatgAGGACAAAGTTCAAACCACCAGCTGATTCTTCCTTTTCTGCTAGTCAATTAAGATACCTCCATTATACCTACTCAAGATAAGTgattatgaagaagaaaaagaagaaaaaagatgggatgaggagaaaaaggtgaaaaggaagaaaaaaggccAGCAGCATCATGAGATGTCTGCAAATATACTGatgaataagaagaaagaaatactgcAAACTTAAGAATACTCATCAGAAGCAGGTACAAATtgtacacaaatttaaaaaaaaaccgcctcttcaaaaaaataactcaattaaTAGACAAATAAgcttaaaaaagataaaaactaaactggcagagctaaagaaaaaagggagaaaaaaataaaatcattgataGACATATTGCAAGAAGCATAAAAAGAGATTTGTGAAAAACGTAGGAAGAAGAGACTTGAAAAACTTTAGCaaagtaatagaaatataaaatagagcTTACAGTTTGGAGAAAGGGTGGTCTTTTAAGTAACTAGTGCCAGATCAGTTGGATATTCATataagggaaaaaagtaaaaactgatcTCCTACATCCTACAATGGATGACCTGTCGATGTAAATATAaaggtttattttagaaaaaggctttaaaaagtttctaaaacTTACATGAAAATATCTGCATGACTTTAGGGTAGGTGAAGATTTTGTAAATAGAGCATAAGGCACTAACCATTAAAACAGACTAATACCTTGCattatgttaaaattaagaactttgttctttaaaaacaccattaggaaaattaaaaaggGCAATTACAGAGctggagaaaaaaatttcaatagattttatgaaaaagaaccaGTTCccagaataaataataaacttgtacaaataaggaaaaaaggaaggacaaatctaacagaaaaatgggaaagaaaacttgaaagaGTACTTCACAAAAGAGTATGTAAATACTCAACAGAGATATAAAAACATTCTCTACTTTATTCATCATCAAGGTAAAGCAACTTAAAATGACAATGGGATAACATGATGGATCCACAAAAAAATGGCTAAAGCTAAACAGAAAGATAATACCATGCATTGTCAAGGCATAGAAGGTTTGGAACTCTCTTACACTGCTAGTGAGAATGTAACTTGGTTCTATCACTGAGAAAACGCGTATCAACTAAAATGAACATACATATTCCCTATGACTCAGTAGTTCTCTCTTAGATATATGCCcaatagaaatacatatataaatacatacatacacctaCATATATATAGAAGAATTTTTATAGCTGCATTATTCATActccaaaactgaaaataacctaAATTTACATCAAGAACAGAATAAATGTAGTATATTCATGTAATGAAAAACAATACGTCAATTAAATACTTGAAATACTActcacaacatggatgaatctcacaaacaaatgaaagaagccatataacaaaataatacactttgtatgattccatttatgtgaaattcagAAACAGGTAAGCTAACCTATACGGTTTGCTGTTGGAATAATGATCAAGAATCAAGaggttttgtagttctccttgaagaggtccttcacatcccttgtaagttggatacctcggtattttattctctgtgaagcaattgtaaatgggagtttactcattatttcgctctctgtttgtctgttattggtctataagaaagcttgtgatttttgcacattgattttgtatgctgagactttgctgaagttgcttatcaggttaaggagattttgggttaagagaatggggttttctaaatatacaatcatgtcatctgcaaatgggttttctaaatatacaatcatgtcatctgcaaacagggacaatttcacttcctcttttctaattgaataccctttatttctttctcctgcctgattgccgtggccaggacttccaacattatgttgaattggaggggtgagagagggaatccctgtcttgtgccagttttcaaagggaatgtttcctggttttgcccattaagtatgatattggctgtgaagcacttcacgtctaaaacaccaaaagaaatggcaacgaaagccaaaattgacatatggaatctaattaaactaaagagcttctgcacagtaagagaaactaccatcagagtgaacaggcaacctacagaacgggagaaaaattttgcaatctactcatctgacaaagggctaatatccagaatctacaaagaactcaaaacaaatttacaagaaataaaaaaacatcaaaaagtgggtgaagaatatgaacagacacttctcaaaagaagacacttatgcagccaacagacacatgaaaaaatgctcatcgtcactgaccatcagagaaatgcaaatcaaaaccacaatgagataccatctcacgccagttagaatggtgatcattaaaaagtcaggaagcaacaggtgctggagaggatgtggagacataagaacacttttacactgttggtgggactgtaaactagttcaaccatggtggaagacagtgtggcaattcctcaaggatctagaactacaaataccatttgacccagtcatcccattactgggtatatacccaaaggattataaatcgtgctgctataaagacacatgcacacgtacgtttattgtggtactattcacaatagcaaagacttggaaccaacccaaatgtccatcaatgatagactggataaagaaaacatcacacatatacaccatggaatactatgcagccataaaaaagggtgagttcatgtcctttgtagggacatggatgaagctggaaaccaccattctcagcaaactatctcaaggacaaaAAACgaagtaccacatgttctcactcataggtgggaattgaacaatgagaacacttggacacaggaaggggaacatcacacactgaggcctgtcatggggtaggggttgggggagggatagcattaggagatatacctaatgtaaatgatgagttaatgggtacagcacaccaacatggcacatgtatacatatgtaacaaacctgcacattgtgcacatataccctagcacttaaaagtataatgaaaaaaaaaaaaaagaaatgtcagaactatatacataaaaataaatccacagcAGTCCgggaaatctaaaaaaaaaaaaaaaaaaaaaaaaaaaaaaagagaagcttcTGGAGTAGTGCTGgtaatgttcttttatttatccAGGTAGTGGTCATATGTGTACATTTAAGGTGTGAACACTCACTGAACTGCTGCTTAAGATACACTTATCTGCTATACTCCAATTAATGAAGGATTTATTTTGaaagtatgcatatatatgtatgttcataaatgtgtgtggatatgtgggcttggagagagagacagagacagacagagagatagagagacagaaaaagagagaaagagagagacacacacacacacacacacacacagagagagagagagagagagagagagagagagagagagagagagagagagaagataccAGAGAGATTTTCCCAGAGAAGGTGACTTAAAAGGGAGATGACAAATACCATGGCAGATTCTTTACCCACGGTATTTCACCTGATTCATTTTCTAAACTTGGACAAATTTTTACTAACAGATAAACAAACATCATTTGCCTTTGAAGAATATAACAGTAGatactttgagaaatattttggaCTTGATTTAAGATGCAGTAGCTTGGttgcatacaattttttttattttctgaaaacacATGACAACTTTAATATGAAACTTTTGATCAATGTTAAATCAAATTATACCCATAATTTGCAGTGGCCTATATATCTCAATTTGTGTAGTATTAATATGTTTTACCTAAAATTGCTTCAATATTTTACACTATGTAACATcccaaggatttttttctttctatgtagGAAGGTAAAACAAATTCTGATAATGTATAAATTACTAATTATACCATCTCTAAAGAATATTGGCTCTCTGAAACTATTCTTTCTTAGGGCATGCTTTACATTACTAAGAAAAGgataaatgctaaaataaattttaaaaattgctcagGAGTGAGCTGTTAAATTGCAGGCTTGTCCCGCTCCTTTAGTGATATTGAAGTGATTAATCGCACACAATTTGATAAAAATGAcattatgttataaaataaataatattttagtattgAAATGTCTAAGTAACTTACATCATCATTTCTGCTGTCTATATGGTGCTTATGTTGCCAACATATCCCTTTGCATAAATATCATAAGTGAGGAAAGACAGTGGTagggatgatttttttttgtttgagatggagtctcgctctgtcgcccaacctggagtacagtggtgccatctcggctcactgcaagctccacctcccgggttcacgccattctcctgcctcagcctccctagtagctgggactacaggcgcccgccaccatgcctggctaattttttgtatttttagtagagacggggtttcaccgtgttagccaggatggtctcgatctgctgacctcatgatccgcccgccttggcctcccaaagtgctgggattacaggtgtgagccaccgcgtccggccgggACAATCTTTAAAAGCAGTGCATTCATACATACTCTAGGTAGAAATGATGAGTGCATCCCGAATTTATGTTATTTGCCATTAAGAATCATAGAGCATATCCTAATTTGCTATAGAGGGATGTCCAATTTATACAAGATAAAAGGGAGAATGTTTAAAAGCTTGGCTATGGAATCAGGGTATGGATTTGAATACTTGCCTCACCATTTCTAAGCCTCCAGtctaaatctcagtttccttctctataaaatgggaaaatgtcaAATATCTCAAAGGAGATTGAagcattattaaatttaaaaaactatataaagtgcttagcgtTGTGTCTGGCGAATAGAATGCACTCAATAAATGACAGCTGTGTGTAAATAGCACTTTAACAAACCTCCTTCTGAGATTGTGCTTTTTAGCTAGGAGTCTTCAGAGAATGAGATTCATACCCTTTAGTTCACTTAATTCATCTTTGTTCATTTATGGAAATGCATGGGAATAATTATAAATTTGGCCACATACTCAGTATTTCAATGCATCTAGCATGCCATTTAGGTGCCTTACTATGAGAAACACAAATTATTGTGGGGATTTCAGAAAACTACAATTCATGGAAACAGAATTATTCAACCAAGTGTCTACTGAGAGTgatgagaataaaattaaaactagaattcTGATGATTTTCAGTTTTGCTATAGATCGTGATACATTTTGAATGTAGCAACATTGTTCTAAGAAAAAAGcgtgtaaaatttattttaaaaattatgttaatttgcttgaaaTAATTAAGAACCTCTAGTTTATGCTGGCTTCATTTCCTTTAAAGAATTATCAGTTGATTTCATGAAACCTCCAGAACATTACACtgcaaagaaaaatcatttcacaacaacaaaatcacagcAGCAATGAACACCAGTGTGTCCCAACTGACGCCAGTGCTTTAAGTGTATCACACATGATCTCACCCTCTGAGAAAGATTATCTGAGAGGCTCTAGGAAAATCTTCTATAAAAAACCTAACAGAAGAAGAATAAATGCCAAGAGGCAGTTGTATGTTGAATTATTTAGTCTTCTACCGTATTAAACTTTCATTACCCTTCttagaatttttaataatgaaaacatagCATAGGTCATTTCTGAAATGATCATAGCTATATaaatgagaaacttttttttttggttttcttgagatgggctctcactctgtcgcccaggctggaatgcagtggcctgatctctgctcattgcagtgcttctgggctcaagcaatcctcccacctcagcctcctgagtagcatgccactgcacctggctaatttttcaatttttttttttgtagagttgggtctcactatgttgcctaggctggtcttggacttcttggctcaagtcatcctcccacctcagcctcccaaggtctgggattacaggcatgaggcaccatgcccagtcttaAATGAGAAACttcaaaatcttaaaaagaaacaaaaacaaaaacaaaacagttaggAGTTGATTACTAACAGGCACAAGGTAACTTTCGGAGCAATGGAAAGTTTGTAAAACTAGATTGTGGTAATGATTGTGTAACTGTATAAACTTATCAAATATCagtaaaatgtagtacatataagGAGAAAATTTTGTGGAATGTAAATTATACATTGATGAGGCTATTTAGAAAACAATAGggaatgctaaaaataaaataccgcTAACTCTagctttaaaaacaaagagaTGGAATAATACATAGTCACCAAAATACCTTTAGTcaccaaaatatttttggaatttccaaaAGCTTCTGAGGTTGGGCAGGATCATTTGGAAATAGGTGGAAATAAGAGGCTAAGTAGATCAATGTCAGTGCCCAAAGGGTTCAAGGATAGTAGATCTCAGAAAGTACCAAGAAAATACACTGTCTGAAAATGTAGGGCCTAAAACATACTCTACATTTACAACTCCAAGTTCAAGAACTCAGGTGAGCTGGGCAGGCAAAATAAACCCTGATGGCAACATTTGGTTTCAGAGAAGTAGAAAAGACAGAGGTATAGAAAGAATTAAACACTTAAACCCTAGCTTCATGAAGCAGGTTTAATCTGAAGCAGCAGAGAAAATCTATGTCTTTTCTTTGTGGAAATCAGCAAGCTAAGAATTATAGCAAACACTCCTACCAAAATAAATCTATGGTGAATAGCTTGTCCAGGAATAATGCagtttttttcagagatgagtcatttatctaaaaaagaaaaacagtgtaaCACTGACACGAAGtatcaaaaaaaattagatgaaaaaCTACCACTGCCTTTTCCCCCCAGAAAAAAAGCCATGAAATTGAGAAAAACATTAGGCAcctgtttttgaaaatgtatgaAGCATCTGCCTCTATCTTCATAAACAACAAAGCAGAAATATAAGATCTCAGGGGTGTGATGCTAAGATGAAATGTCAGctcaaagaacaaagaaataaagaaataattaaaaaataaagtctatcacaggcatgaaaataaaatcagaaaaaaacacacactgtGGAAAGCTATTATTAAGGTATAGAAGGGCAGAAATTAGGAAAACtaaggaaaatgaaatagaaataaagagttAATGACAGTTGAAAGAGAAATCATACTGATAGGAGGGTAGGCTAAGAAAAGCCAAAAACATACTTAgagtgactgaaaaaaaaataaaacagaagacataAAGATACAATTTAAGAaactgttattaaaataaaaggagTATCGTATCTACATTAAATGTACGTCTTACAGTGTGTGCCAGATAAAATCAACCCGGAATGttcaataaaagaacaaaatccttTGGAAGGTAGATAAAAAGTTCAAGTCGACTTCTGAATAAAAGTGGTAGATTTAACAGTAATTTCCACATTTACTATTTATTGAATTCAATGAGGACAGTAATAAAGTGATTCTTTAAAGGTATACACAAAAACATAGGGAATAAAAGAAGAGGAGGACACGGTAATTGTGGAAGTTGACTGCACACAGATAAGTGGTAATAGATTTAGCAAAGTGTAGAAAACTGAATTGTAGACTTGCAATGGGCAAAGCCAAGAATAAACTTGAACTGAATCTTAGAAACCCTTATTGGAACCTCCAGAAACAGGAGTAAAATTTTGTAGAGTGAAAATAATCAGTCAGATTGTGCAGCCAG
Coding sequences:
- the CHSY3 gene encoding chondroitin sulfate synthase 3 isoform X1; the protein is MAVRSRRPWMSVALGLVLGFTAASWLIAPRVAELSERKRRGSSLCSYYGRSAAGPGAGAQQPLLQLQSRPRQEQSPPPARQELQGPPLPEAAPGITSFRSSPWQQPPLLQQRRRGREPEGATGLPGAPAAEGQPEEEDGGAAGQRRGGRPGSSHNGSGDGGAAAPSARPRDFLYVGVMTAQKYLGSRALAAQRTWARFIPGRVEFFSSQQPPNAGQPPPPLPVIALPGVDDSYPPQKKSFMMIKYMHDHYLDKYEWFMRADDDVYIKGDKLEEFLRSLNSSKPLYLGQTGLGNIEELGKLGLEPGENFCMGGPGMIFSREVLRRMVPHIGECLREMYTTHEDVEVGRCVRRFGGTQCVWSYEMQQLFHENYEHNRKGYIQDLHNSKIHAAITLHPNKRPAYQYRLHNYMLSRKISELRYRTIQLHRESALMSKLSNTEVSKEDQQLGVIPSFNHFQPRERNEVIEWEFLTGKLLYSAAENQPPRQSLSSILRTALDDTVLQVMEMINENAKSRGRLIDFKEIQYGYRRVNPMHGVEYILDLLLLYKRHKGRKLTVPVRRHAYLQQLFSKPFFRETEELDVNSLVESINSETQSFSFISNSLKILSSFQGAKEMGGHNEKKIHILVPLIGRYDIFLRFMENFENMCLIPKQNVKLVIILFSRDSGQDSSKHIELIKGYQNKYPKAEMTLIPMKGEFSRGLGLEMASAQFDNDTLLLFCDVDLIFRGDFLQRCRDNTIQGQQVYYPIIFSQYDPKVTNGGNPPTDDYFVFSKKTGFWRDYGYGITCIYKSDLLGAGGFDTSIQGWGLEDVDLYNKVILSGLRPFRSQEVGVVHIFHPVHCDPNLDPKQYKMCLGSKASTFASTMQLAELWLEKHLGVRYNRTLS